TCAACGTGGCCCGCGCATTCGCTGTGCTCCGCGTCGAGTCGACCATCAGGCACCTTCGCAGGGAACCGGTGGGCTTCGTGCCGCCCCACTTGGGCCTGGGATCCGGGACGGAGGAACCGACCCTCGTGGTCACGGGCCAGCCGACCGGGGCGCCGAAACCCAGGCCGGTGCCTGAGGAACCGCCCACGGTCGTCACGGTGCCGAAATCCAGGCCGGTGCCTGAGGAACCCACCGTTGTTGAGATGACAGCACCCGTTCCTCGGCCGGTGTTCGAGGAACCCACCGTTGTGGATGCGGCGACAATGCCCCATCCCCGGCCCGCCCCGCCAGTGCTCGAAGACATCACCGACAGTGTCGTGATCGAGTCGACCATTGACGACCCGGACACCACCGGGTCCGTGGGCGTCCCCGAGATGCCGATAACGACACAGACACCGCCGTCGCCGCAGCCGTCACCACCGGCGCCGACGGCGGCGACTGCGCCGCCACCGATCTCGGTGAACGGCCACGAACCCACCTCGGTGGAATCGGCCGACCAGCGCCTGCGGCGACTCCTGCAGTTCGTGGCCCGTCAGGAACCCGGACTGGGGTGGGTGGTGGCGGACCGCGCCGATGGCACCACGGTGCTGGCCACCGACCTCGCCTACGGGTGGGTGCCGTCCGGCATCGACCTGCCGGCGGGCGTCGAGGTGCTGCCGCCCGAACGGCGACGCGGCGGTCTGGCGAACATGGTGGGATCGGCAGAACGGATCGTGACCTACCGGCCTGGTGATGCGTTCCCCAGGAACGCAGAGGAGGACGTCACGGCGCCGTCGAAGGACGCCCGCACTCTCATCGAGGTGGCCGATCTCGGCTGGCGATTGATCGAGGCCACTCAGTGGCGAGACGGTCTGCCCCGGATGACGCACACCATGGCCAAGGCCGGGGCCAGTGGCACCGGCGTGGTCGACGCCGAGGTGGACGTTCTGCGGGTGCATGTGGACACCGCGCGTTACCAGGTGTTCGCCCAATACCCGGACGTCAACGACCGACTCCTGACCACCTGCCTGCTGCTTGCGGCCACCGAAGCGCTCGTCACCGGCGATCGGATCGCCGCGAACTATCACTTCGCCTGGTTCCTCGAACTCACGTCGTCGGGCGGGTCCGGTTGGCAGGTCACGGAGGGGACGTCGCGGACCTCCGGGTGAGGTCGCCGGAATTTTGCTGATACCCGGCACAGCGGTAACCCGCGTCCTGAATTGACGTTGCTGGTTTTGGCTGCACATAATCACGATCGTGTCGGGGCCAGGGGGCGCGGAGGGACCAACCGACGACAAGGCCCTGGTTGAGGCGGTGCTGCGGGAACTCAGCGAAGCTGCCGACATGTGGGAAGCGCTGGTCGCCGAGGCTGAGCGGATCACTTTCACGGTGGACATGGGGGATATACATGCCGTTGCCAATGTGGACGGAAAGCTCGTGGAGCTGACGTTGCACCCGAAGATCACCGAGTACTCGCACGACGAGTTGGCCCAGCGGTTGAACG
The DNA window shown above is from Mycolicibacterium confluentis and carries:
- a CDS encoding DUF5631 domain-containing protein, whose protein sequence is MARFGRRAARQRMRKATQQALSIPAFRTPVDCTPWVLGGLWPAELNQVTAETATVATYLKNDLNRIADSANDRLRELAEAGLPEPIRQAEEARVVNVARAFAVLRVESTIRHLRREPVGFVPPHLGLGSGTEEPTLVVTGQPTGAPKPRPVPEEPPTVVTVPKSRPVPEEPTVVEMTAPVPRPVFEEPTVVDAATMPHPRPAPPVLEDITDSVVIESTIDDPDTTGSVGVPEMPITTQTPPSPQPSPPAPTAATAPPPISVNGHEPTSVESADQRLRRLLQFVARQEPGLGWVVADRADGTTVLATDLAYGWVPSGIDLPAGVEVLPPERRRGGLANMVGSAERIVTYRPGDAFPRNAEEDVTAPSKDARTLIEVADLGWRLIEATQWRDGLPRMTHTMAKAGASGTGVVDAEVDVLRVHVDTARYQVFAQYPDVNDRLLTTCLLLAATEALVTGDRIAANYHFAWFLELTSSGGSGWQVTEGTSRTSG
- a CDS encoding DUF2710 family protein, whose protein sequence is MVSGPGGAEGPTDDKALVEAVLRELSEAADMWEALVAEAERITFTVDMGDIHAVANVDGKLVELTLHPKITEYSHDELAQRLNVAFAALRDEAVADNATRYGGGLR